A single region of the Bartonella harrusi genome encodes:
- a CDS encoding glycerophosphodiester phosphodiesterase, whose translation MSEKKIVAHRGGAHLYPENTLSAFRHAIALGVDEVECDVHLLKSGEVVVFHDFHLEQLVGKAGYIHDIDNETRKQLCVKGSSEYPPLLEELLDLLASTNIALHLEIKTCGEVEREAILSQKALALIKSRNLEDRVSAISFDPVSLRPFIEAGIPSGPCIDSFEGDMYHHFSEWKQLGYSDLSLNGSIVSQHFVESALDAGFTVGVWTINGRARLSHWLDMPVHYITTDQPDLALQLRTKR comes from the coding sequence ATGTCTGAAAAAAAAATTGTTGCACATCGTGGTGGAGCGCATCTTTATCCTGAAAATACTCTTTCAGCGTTTCGTCATGCAATTGCATTGGGAGTGGATGAAGTTGAATGCGATGTTCATCTGCTTAAAAGTGGTGAAGTGGTTGTCTTTCATGATTTTCATTTAGAACAATTGGTTGGCAAAGCAGGGTATATTCACGATATTGATAATGAAACGCGCAAGCAACTTTGTGTAAAAGGAAGTAGTGAATATCCTCCTTTATTAGAAGAACTGCTTGATCTTTTAGCATCAACCAATATTGCACTACATCTTGAAATTAAAACATGTGGTGAAGTTGAACGTGAAGCGATTTTATCCCAAAAAGCACTTGCATTGATAAAAAGCCGAAATTTAGAAGATCGGGTTTCGGCAATTAGTTTTGATCCTGTAAGCCTTCGTCCCTTTATTGAAGCCGGAATACCATCTGGCCCATGCATTGATAGCTTTGAAGGTGATATGTATCATCATTTTTCTGAGTGGAAACAATTGGGATATTCTGATCTGAGCTTAAATGGCTCCATTGTTTCACAGCACTTTGTTGAATCAGCGCTTGATGCTGGTTTTACGGTAGGGGTGTGGACAATTAACGGAAGAGCGCGGTTATCGCATTGGCTTGATATGCCTGTACATTACATCACAACAGATCAACCTGATTTAGCTTTACAATTGCGTACAAAGAGATAA
- a CDS encoding sn-glycerol-3-phosphate import ATP-binding protein UgpC, translating to MAIIQLSNIKKQYENGILVIDDLNLTVADSELLVLVGPSGCGKSTLLRIIAGLEQVTSGELYIDNERINDREPADRDIAMVFQNYALYPHMTVRGNLEYGLKNRKTPKDEINRRITHAAKLLQIEPFLNRKPRQLSGGQRQRVAMGRVIVRQPRVFLFDEPLSNLDAKLRAQMCIEIKTLQRSLETTSLYVTHDQLEAMTLADRIVVMNNGAIEQIGTPMEIYDFPATIFVADFIGSPPMNFLDRQTLEQYLGHSLPYNEKTDLLAFRPEVILLGEYPDKGPVFHTEIELIKPVGTGCHVLTRWNNNIFTIEIKERLTSDYGKKLSFTVAHQNFHTFNKTNGKRTNIK from the coding sequence GTGGCCATAATCCAGTTATCAAATATAAAAAAACAATATGAAAACGGCATTCTGGTCATCGATGATTTAAACTTAACAGTTGCTGATAGCGAGCTTCTTGTTCTTGTCGGTCCTTCAGGATGTGGAAAATCAACTTTGTTACGTATCATTGCAGGGCTAGAACAAGTCACTTCAGGTGAACTCTATATTGATAACGAGCGTATCAATGATCGAGAACCCGCTGATCGTGATATTGCTATGGTTTTTCAAAATTATGCCCTTTATCCCCATATGACAGTGCGTGGAAACTTAGAATATGGTCTTAAAAATCGTAAAACACCTAAAGATGAAATAAATAGACGTATCACGCATGCTGCAAAACTTTTACAAATAGAGCCATTCCTTAACCGTAAACCACGACAATTATCAGGAGGACAGCGCCAACGTGTTGCAATGGGGCGTGTGATTGTTCGCCAACCACGGGTTTTTCTCTTTGATGAACCTCTCTCAAATCTCGATGCAAAATTGCGAGCACAAATGTGTATTGAGATTAAAACTCTACAGCGTTCACTGGAAACAACGAGCCTGTATGTTACCCATGATCAACTAGAAGCCATGACTCTAGCCGATAGAATCGTTGTCATGAATAATGGCGCTATCGAGCAAATTGGAACACCAATGGAAATTTATGATTTCCCAGCAACAATATTTGTTGCTGATTTTATTGGCTCTCCCCCTATGAATTTTCTTGATCGCCAAACCTTAGAACAATACTTAGGTCATTCATTACCTTACAATGAAAAAACTGATCTGTTGGCCTTCAGACCAGAAGTCATCTTATTGGGAGAATATCCAGATAAAGGACCTGTCTTTCATACAGAAATTGAACTTATCAAACCTGTTGGGACAGGATGCCATGTCTTAACGCGTTGGAATAATAATATTTTTACCATTGAAATAAAAGAGCGACTTACAAGCGATTATGGCAAAAAACTCAGTTTCACCGTTGCCCATCAAAATTTTCACACTTTTAATAAAACCAATGGAAAACGTACAAATATTAAATAA
- the ugpE gene encoding sn-glycerol-3-phosphate ABC transporter permease UgpE yields MVENRPILKFLTHLILIVGILIICFPVYVAIIASTHSSTAFSSGILPLLPGKHTLENYKTIFGDGLAQLGLPKLWPLLINSLIMALGISIGKIIISLFSAYAIVYMRFPLRKTAFALIFITLMLPVEVRIIPTYAVVAQLGMINTYGGMIIPLIASATATFLFRQFFLTVPDELLEAARVDGAGPFKFFKDILLPLSKSNIAALFIIMFIYGWIQYLWPLIVTTDQNHQTILIILKQLVVESIQHDPQWNILMAVSVVAMVPPVLVVICMQRLFIKGLIETEK; encoded by the coding sequence ATGGTTGAAAATCGCCCTATTCTAAAATTTCTCACTCACCTCATTCTCATTGTTGGTATTCTTATTATTTGCTTTCCAGTTTATGTTGCTATTATTGCATCGACTCATAGTTCAACTGCATTTAGCTCAGGAATACTCCCTCTTTTACCGGGAAAGCACACTCTGGAAAACTATAAAACGATCTTTGGTGATGGTCTTGCACAACTTGGCCTGCCAAAGCTATGGCCACTTTTAATCAACTCACTCATTATGGCGCTTGGTATTAGCATTGGAAAAATTATTATTTCGCTCTTTTCTGCTTATGCAATTGTTTACATGCGCTTTCCTTTGCGAAAAACTGCTTTTGCCCTTATTTTTATCACTCTAATGCTTCCCGTCGAAGTTCGTATTATTCCAACATATGCAGTTGTCGCACAATTAGGCATGATAAACACCTATGGTGGTATGATTATTCCGCTCATTGCATCTGCAACTGCTACATTTTTATTTCGACAGTTTTTTTTAACTGTTCCTGATGAACTCTTAGAGGCTGCTCGTGTTGATGGTGCAGGACCATTTAAATTTTTTAAAGATATTCTCCTTCCGCTCAGCAAAAGCAATATCGCTGCTTTATTTATTATTATGTTCATTTATGGGTGGATACAGTATCTCTGGCCTCTTATCGTAACAACGGATCAAAATCATCAAACTATTCTTATTATTCTAAAGCAACTTGTCGTAGAATCAATTCAACATGATCCTCAATGGAATATCCTTATGGCAGTATCGGTCGTTGCCATGGTACCGCCCGTTCTTGTTGTTATCTGCATGCAACGGCTTTTTATCAAAGGCCTTATTGAAACGGAGAAATAA
- the ugpA gene encoding sn-glycerol-3-phosphate ABC transporter permease UgpA, which yields MQEKQVYFKNSLLSYWLLLPQLIVTFLFFFWPAAQAIKSSFEREDPFGFATTFIGFENYVTVLSDPAYLKSLFTTAVFSLSVTVVSMSLSLLFAVCVDRVIHTKRAYTTLLLWPYAVAPVLAGILWLFIFHPTIGVIPFLLEKIGIVWNYRINGTHAMILIVVAACWKQISYNFLFFLAGLQSIPRSQIEAAAIDGANPFKRFWTVVFPQISPTTFFLLIVNINYVMFDTFGIIDNITSGGPARATSTLVYKVYDDGFKNQIIGASAAQSTILMLMVIVLTFIQFRLIERRVQY from the coding sequence ATGCAAGAAAAACAAGTATATTTCAAAAATAGTTTGCTTTCCTATTGGCTACTTTTACCTCAACTCATTGTGACTTTTTTGTTTTTCTTTTGGCCTGCTGCTCAAGCAATAAAATCGTCTTTCGAGCGTGAAGACCCTTTTGGATTTGCGACAACTTTTATTGGTTTTGAAAATTATGTAACAGTTCTCTCTGATCCAGCTTATCTAAAATCACTTTTTACAACTGCAGTCTTTTCTCTTTCGGTTACTGTCGTTTCAATGTCGCTATCGCTTCTTTTTGCTGTCTGCGTTGATCGTGTCATCCACACAAAAAGAGCTTACACAACGCTTTTACTCTGGCCTTATGCTGTTGCTCCAGTATTAGCAGGTATTTTATGGTTATTTATCTTTCATCCAACTATTGGAGTTATCCCTTTTCTTTTGGAGAAAATCGGCATCGTATGGAATTATCGTATCAATGGCACTCACGCAATGATCCTTATTGTGGTTGCCGCCTGCTGGAAACAAATTTCCTATAATTTTCTTTTTTTTCTTGCAGGGCTTCAATCTATTCCACGTTCTCAAATAGAAGCAGCAGCAATTGATGGTGCGAACCCTTTTAAACGATTTTGGACTGTGGTTTTTCCACAGATTTCACCAACGACTTTTTTTCTTCTTATCGTTAATATTAATTATGTTATGTTTGATACATTTGGTATCATTGATAACATAACCTCTGGTGGTCCTGCACGTGCAACAAGTACTCTCGTCTACAAAGTGTATGATGATGGTTTTAAAAATCAAATAATAGGCGCATCAGCAGCACAATCAACAATATTAATGTTGATGGTTATTGTTTTAACGTTTATTCAGTTTCGCTTGATTGAACGTCGCGTACAGTATTAG
- the ugpB gene encoding sn-glycerol-3-phosphate ABC transporter substrate-binding protein UgpB, with protein sequence MNRFYLSLAAFTVAISMVTASFAQTQTTVSFWHSMSGELGKQTERLINDFNASQSDYKVVPSFRGEYEEGMVSLIAAFRGKQQPVLAQIYEVGTGTMMAAKGAVYPIYQLMADTKQEFDPTGYLPAISGYYSDVQGRMLSMPFNASTPILYYNKDIFKKAGLDPDTPPKTWQDIEKFSKKILETKAANCGFTMSYASQWLGIENFSALHNVSFGTKENGFGGLDSKLTFNGPLQVRMWTDLKKWSDQGIFRYGGPAGALDSTPMFMTQNCAIFMQSSGSRAGILSEAQFDVGFGLLPYYDDVKGAPQNSIIGGASIWVLKGHTSKEYAGAAAFLKYLSRADNQAKWHQITGYLPTTKAAYELSKKQHYYDKNAGADIAIKQINLNPPTPHSKGIRFGNLPQIRSILDQELEAVLSGSKTPKDGLDEAVKRGNKLLREFEKANH encoded by the coding sequence GTGAATCGTTTTTATCTTTCTCTAGCCGCATTTACAGTTGCTATCAGCATGGTAACAGCGAGTTTTGCGCAAACACAAACAACAGTTAGTTTTTGGCATTCCATGAGTGGTGAGTTAGGAAAACAAACTGAACGTCTCATTAACGACTTTAATGCCAGTCAGTCTGATTACAAAGTTGTTCCTTCATTTCGTGGTGAATATGAAGAAGGCATGGTTTCACTCATCGCAGCATTTCGTGGAAAACAGCAACCCGTTCTTGCCCAAATTTATGAAGTTGGTACCGGAACAATGATGGCTGCAAAAGGCGCTGTTTATCCCATTTATCAACTTATGGCTGATACAAAACAAGAATTCGATCCTACTGGCTATTTACCTGCTATCAGTGGTTATTATTCTGATGTTCAGGGGCGAATGCTTTCTATGCCATTTAATGCTTCAACACCAATTCTTTATTATAATAAAGATATCTTTAAAAAAGCAGGACTTGATCCAGACACTCCCCCTAAAACATGGCAAGATATAGAAAAATTTTCCAAAAAAATTCTTGAGACTAAGGCGGCAAATTGTGGTTTTACAATGTCTTATGCCTCTCAGTGGCTTGGCATAGAAAATTTTTCAGCTTTGCATAATGTTTCTTTTGGAACAAAAGAGAATGGTTTTGGTGGGCTCGATTCAAAGCTTACCTTTAATGGGCCTTTACAAGTGCGCATGTGGACCGACCTTAAAAAATGGTCTGATCAAGGCATTTTTCGTTATGGTGGTCCTGCCGGCGCATTAGATTCAACACCAATGTTTATGACGCAAAATTGTGCCATCTTTATGCAATCTTCAGGGTCTCGTGCTGGAATTCTTTCAGAAGCACAATTCGATGTCGGATTTGGTCTGCTGCCTTACTATGATGATGTAAAAGGTGCACCTCAAAATTCAATTATTGGGGGTGCTTCTATTTGGGTTTTAAAAGGACATACCTCTAAAGAATATGCAGGTGCAGCCGCTTTCCTTAAATATCTCTCAAGAGCAGATAACCAAGCTAAGTGGCACCAGATAACAGGTTACCTTCCAACAACAAAGGCTGCTTATGAATTGAGCAAAAAACAGCATTACTACGATAAAAATGCTGGTGCAGATATTGCTATTAAACAGATCAATCTTAACCCACCAACTCCTCATTCAAAGGGTATAAGATTTGGTAACTTACCACAAATTCGTTCTATTCTTGATCAAGAATTAGAAGCTGTCCTTAGTGGTTCGAAAACACCAAAAGATGGATTAGATGAAGCCGTTAAACGTGGTAATAAACTCTTACGTGAATTTGAAAAAGCCAATCATTAA
- a CDS encoding metal ABC transporter solute-binding protein, Zn/Mn family yields MPKFIQQFVLLGTLLLFVFFPFSTSAHNKIKVVVSFSILADLVKNVGGDHISITTLIGPNANTHTYEPSPSDAKTLRNAHIIFINGLHLEGFMDRLITASGTKALLVEVSTNISPLKIQTQEHTSHQHHHHSDIDPHAWQTLPNVEIYTKNIAAALCKIDQQSCASYQKNSNIYIQKLQATQEALTKKIATIPTEKRIIITSHDAFGYFAQEYGFTILAPQGASTETEATAADVAQLIKQIKANKATALFVENISNPRLIKQISKETGLKIGGTLYSDALSDENGPAATYLEMMEHNVKTIIDAITKN; encoded by the coding sequence ATGCCTAAATTTATACAACAATTTGTTCTACTTGGAACTCTTTTATTGTTTGTCTTTTTTCCATTTTCTACTTCTGCGCACAACAAAATTAAAGTTGTTGTAAGCTTTTCCATTCTTGCAGATTTAGTAAAAAATGTAGGAGGCGATCATATTTCTATAACGACCCTAATCGGCCCTAATGCGAATACCCATACTTATGAACCTAGTCCCAGTGATGCTAAAACTCTTAGAAATGCTCACATTATTTTCATCAACGGACTGCATTTAGAAGGTTTCATGGATCGTCTCATCACAGCAAGCGGAACAAAAGCACTGCTTGTCGAAGTGAGTACTAACATCTCTCCCCTTAAAATTCAAACGCAAGAACACACTTCCCATCAACACCACCATCACAGTGATATTGATCCACATGCTTGGCAAACCCTTCCTAATGTTGAAATTTATACCAAAAATATTGCTGCTGCTTTATGTAAAATCGATCAACAATCCTGCGCGAGCTACCAAAAAAATTCCAACATCTACATCCAAAAGCTTCAAGCAACACAAGAAGCACTTACCAAAAAGATTGCGACTATCCCAACAGAGAAGCGTATCATTATCACATCTCACGACGCCTTTGGCTATTTTGCACAAGAATATGGTTTCACCATCCTTGCACCCCAAGGTGCTTCAACGGAAACTGAAGCAACAGCAGCCGATGTAGCCCAACTTATCAAACAAATTAAAGCGAATAAAGCAACCGCCCTATTCGTTGAAAACATCTCTAATCCCCGCCTCATAAAACAGATTTCAAAAGAAACAGGTTTAAAAATTGGTGGAACTTTATATTCCGATGCATTGTCGGACGAAAACGGTCCTGCTGCAACATATCTCGAGATGATGGAACATAATGTTAAAACTATTATTGATGCGATAACAAAAAACTAA
- a CDS encoding metal ABC transporter permease: MYAFFLAPFIDFHFMQSALIGSVLLSISACPVGVFLMLRGMSLTGDAISHAILPGVAIAFLLCGFSLLSMTLGGILAGIIVALATALISRNSFQKEDASMTVFYLIALAAGVIIVSLKNSTIDLLHLLFGSVLALDTQALLLITAIMLITICSLYIFWRALVLESFDPLFFKSLSPLSKYVHISLLILVVLNLVGGFQSLGTLLSVGIMMIPAITARFWLSHLGSICILSIFLGIIASICGLLLSFHLSLPSGPAIIIAGGFIYLLSCLISPRGFIVTWFPRLFYTSLPTLRK; this comes from the coding sequence GTGTACGCATTTTTTCTTGCTCCCTTTATTGATTTCCATTTTATGCAAAGCGCCCTTATCGGTTCAGTTTTACTGTCCATCAGTGCCTGTCCTGTTGGTGTATTTTTGATGCTGCGTGGAATGAGTTTAACAGGAGATGCTATATCCCATGCTATCCTTCCTGGTGTTGCGATTGCTTTTCTCCTTTGTGGATTTTCGCTCCTCTCTATGACACTTGGTGGTATCTTAGCTGGTATTATTGTTGCTTTAGCAACAGCCTTGATTTCACGAAATAGCTTTCAAAAAGAAGATGCATCAATGACAGTCTTTTATCTTATTGCACTCGCAGCAGGTGTCATCATTGTTTCTCTTAAAAACTCAACGATTGATCTGCTTCATCTCTTATTTGGCTCAGTACTTGCACTGGATACACAAGCTCTTTTACTCATTACCGCTATAATGCTAATCACAATATGCAGTCTTTATATTTTCTGGCGCGCACTGGTATTAGAAAGCTTTGATCCCCTCTTTTTTAAATCACTCTCTCCACTGAGTAAATATGTTCATATATCACTGCTTATCCTTGTCGTATTGAATTTGGTTGGTGGCTTTCAATCACTAGGCACATTGCTTTCTGTTGGCATTATGATGATTCCAGCCATTACCGCCCGCTTTTGGCTTTCACATTTGGGCTCTATCTGCATACTCTCTATTTTCTTGGGAATCATTGCAAGCATCTGTGGACTCCTGCTTTCTTTTCATCTGTCGCTTCCCTCCGGTCCTGCTATTATTATTGCCGGAGGATTTATTTATCTTCTTTCTTGCCTCATAAGTCCACGTGGCTTTATTGTAACATGGTTTCCTCGTCTCTTTTATACATCCCTCCCTACCCTAAGGAAATAA
- a CDS encoding ABC transporter ATP-binding protein gives MRLHFNNATLGYVNRIAIKSFSAKLKAGSLVAIIGDNGAGKSTLLKAVAGLIKPLNGKITKPKKSRIAYLAQQCDIDQTFPIDVQSLIKTGLWSFCGLWKSHRSYYPKIQNALEMVGLTALATRSLDTLSSGQLQRALFARIIVQDADIILLDEPFNGVDRNTQRDLLALITHWQQQGRTVLTALHDPVVVQEYFPHIIQIDRKNAFYEETQQFFHNNIHHVMPSFTSPSFDINTLKQYFPLDDSRSMRL, from the coding sequence ATGAGGCTGCATTTCAACAATGCAACATTAGGCTATGTAAATAGGATAGCTATCAAGAGCTTTTCAGCAAAATTAAAAGCTGGATCGTTGGTAGCAATAATAGGCGATAATGGCGCGGGAAAATCTACGCTGCTAAAAGCCGTGGCGGGATTGATTAAACCTCTCAATGGTAAAATTACAAAACCGAAAAAAAGCCGAATTGCTTATCTTGCCCAGCAATGTGATATAGATCAAACATTTCCCATTGATGTACAATCGCTTATAAAAACAGGATTATGGTCTTTTTGTGGATTATGGAAAAGTCATCGCTCTTATTACCCTAAAATTCAGAATGCACTCGAAATGGTTGGCCTTACAGCACTGGCTACGCGTTCACTTGATACGCTCTCAAGTGGCCAATTACAGCGCGCCCTTTTTGCACGTATTATTGTACAAGATGCCGATATTATTTTGCTTGATGAACCTTTCAATGGTGTAGATCGTAATACCCAAAGGGATCTTCTTGCGTTGATCACACACTGGCAACAACAAGGACGAACAGTTCTTACCGCTCTCCATGATCCTGTTGTCGTGCAAGAATATTTCCCCCATATAATTCAAATTGATAGAAAAAATGCCTTTTATGAAGAAACACAACAGTTTTTCCATAACAACATTCATCACGTTATGCCATCTTTCACATCACCTTCTTTCGATATCAACACATTAAAACAATATTTCCCCCTCGATGATTCTCGTTCTATGAGGTTATAA
- the nrdH gene encoding glutaredoxin-like protein NrdH, with translation MPVTIYSKPSCVQCDATRRAFDAKGIHYRVVDISRDEQAYTFVQSLGYRQVPVVVCGENHWSGFRPDMISGLCV, from the coding sequence ATGCCGGTCACTATTTATAGCAAACCATCTTGTGTTCAATGTGATGCTACGCGTCGTGCCTTTGATGCTAAAGGTATTCATTATCGTGTAGTCGATATTTCTCGTGATGAACAAGCATATACTTTTGTTCAATCTCTTGGATATCGTCAGGTTCCTGTGGTTGTTTGTGGTGAAAATCATTGGTCTGGTTTTAGACCAGATATGATTAGTGGTCTTTGTGTTTAA
- the nrdI gene encoding class Ib ribonucleoside-diphosphate reductase assembly flavoprotein NrdI, producing MELIVYYSSATGNTEHFVSQLGQRLFKIDKKNPSVLVNEPYVLVVPTYADGEGRGAVPKAVIRFLNEVENRKLIRGVIGGGNRNFGRYYSLASKIIAEKCFVPCLYRFELRGTDEDVICVKKGLERFWKQSV from the coding sequence ATGGAACTTATTGTTTATTATTCGAGTGCAACGGGTAATACTGAACATTTTGTTTCTCAGCTTGGCCAACGACTTTTCAAGATCGATAAGAAAAACCCGTCTGTGTTAGTTAATGAGCCTTATGTATTAGTTGTTCCTACCTATGCAGATGGTGAAGGGAGAGGAGCTGTTCCCAAAGCAGTTATCCGTTTTCTCAATGAGGTAGAAAATCGCAAATTGATTCGTGGTGTTATTGGTGGTGGGAATCGCAATTTTGGTCGCTATTATAGTTTAGCGAGTAAGATCATTGCTGAAAAATGTTTCGTACCTTGTCTTTATCGTTTTGAGTTACGTGGAACGGATGAAGATGTTATTTGTGTAAAGAAGGGATTGGAAAGATTTTGGAAACAATCGGTATAG